Below is a window of Candidatus Viadribacter manganicus DNA.
GCCGTCTGCTATGTAGGGAGGGTTGGCAATGATGCAGTCGATGGCGCCTGGGACGCCGTCGAGCGCGTCTGTCTGAATCGCTTCGACATCCATGCCGTTGAATGCCGCGTTGATCCGCGAGAAGCGAATGGCTTGGGGGTTTATGTCTGTAAGCGTTATTTGTGCGCCGGGTGAGAGTTGCGACGCAACCATACCGCCGACGCCCGCCCCGGCGCCGATATCGACGATGCGCCGACGCGCATTTAGTCGCGGCATCTCGCCTGCGAGAAACGAAGCGAACCTATAAGAATCGGGGCCAAAGAAAACGGAGTCATGGTCGTCGGTCGGGTAGGCGGAATGCAGGAATAGCAGGTCTCCGAGAGACGACACGCGCACCTTGCTCTTGGCGGGGCCGTTTTCTCGTACATCGAGCATATCGGCGGCGCGCAAAAGCGCGACGATATCGGGATCGGCTTGATTCACCGAAAAGTAGCGGCTCCACCCAATGATGTCGCGCGCGTTTGCGGACGACGAACCGCGCATGATCGAGTGCGCGTGTGTCGCAGGTGTTGTCGTGACGAACGAATAGTTTCGGGATTTGAGAAGCTGTAGCAACTGCAAAAGCGCATCGTCTAGTGTCATAGGTGGGGCAGAGCCCCGCCATCGCCACCCCAAAGATGCGAGCGATAGGCCTCGAAGCAATCGGCGCCGCATTGCAGGCGCATCAGCGCGCCTTCGGCGATGTAGGGCGCTGCTTCCGGCGTTTCGGCAACGATCGAACCAAACACTTCGCGGTTCCACGCCTCAGAATGTTTGATGTCCAACACGGCGTGCAGATCGAAATAATGCCGCGCCTTTGCCGATACGCGTAAGCGGCGCAGCGCAAGGCTTACCTGCACGGCGCGTGCGGGTGCGGTAAGTTCAATCACACCCAACGCGCCCAGTGCGTGATACGCATACGCGCGATTGGTCGCCAACGCCGCCATGGTGTTGCCGAGCGCCAGCGATGGCGCGATCGTGGTTTCGATCCGCGGCTTCAAACCAAGCGCGTGAACCAAGGTCTCAAGCATCGGACCGTGCATGCCCTTGGCGTTGCCTCGGCCCATTTCGTCCCAATAATTGCGCGCCAGCTCCAGCTTCGCCTGCGTCGGCATCTTCACTTGCGCCAGCGCAACCAGATCGTCGAAGCCGGCCTCGCCAGCTGCTTCCTGCTCAACGAACCAGCGCATCTCGTCTTGCGAAGCGCGCTCTGCGAGCCATGGGAAGAGTGGATCGCCTTGTCCGGGCCCTGCATCCTTCAGGCTCTCAAACCAATTGACGAACCCGTTCGCATCTCTCGGCGCGGCCTGCGCACGTTCAGATTGCTCGCGGCGCGTGTGCTCGATGAACGTGCGCTCAAGCGAGAGCATCTTGTGCTCACGCTCCAACTCATTTTGCCAATCGCTGGACGGCGTCTGCGGTGAAAGCCGCGCACGATTCCACAGCGCCAATTTCGTCTGCAGCGCCTTGTCCTGATGGGGGTGTGGACGTAGGCGCCCAACTAAAGTCCCATCCGGCATGGTTGCCTCCTCGCGTGCTCACCCTCATCTGGGAAAGCGCCCGCTTGACGGCCAAGTCCAGCCGGGCCTTGATCGAAACGCAACTCAATTCCGCGACGAAGGTTTCATGTCTGTTCTGTTCGACCCCGCTCTCCGGCGTGACCTGGCCCGCGCTGCTCTGTCGCTTGCCGCCGCGACGCCCTGGCGGGAGGTAACGCTGGTGAAATTGGCCGACAGCGCCAACCGTCCGGTGTCGGAGTATTACGGCGCAAGTGTGGGTGAGGCGCTCGATTGCGTCGAAGAGGCGTTTGATCGCTCGATTGGGGATAGCCTCGATAAGCTCGATAACAGCCAAAGCGTCCGTGATCGCTTGTTCGATCTCATCATGCGCCGATTTGAAGCGATGGAGCCGCACCGCGCCGCTGTCTTGGCGATGGAGCAGGGCCAAGATCGCGACCCCACCCTCATCGCCGCGGCGCACCAGCGACACGTTCGTTGCGCGCGCTGGGTGCTGGCGCTCGCCGGCCTCGAAGCCGATGGCATGACCGGTCAGGCGCGCGCCCAAGGGCTTGGCGTTATCATCGGTCAAGCGCGCGCCGCCTGGCGCGGCGATAGCGCCGGCGACTTCGCAAAGACGATGTCTTCGCTCGATAAGAACCTGCGCCGCGCCGAAGAGATGTTTGGCCGCTGGGCCGGCTTCGAAGCAAAGCCGAAAGCTGACGATCCAGCGACGCCATGAGCAAATTCATTGCGATCACAGGCGGCGGGCCGCGCGAAGAAAAAGCGGTCGATGCGGATCGCCTCGTCGAGGGATCGCCGCGCACCGTTTCGACACTCGAATACACGCGTGACGACAAAATCTTTGCCGGCGAGTGGAGCGCAACCGCCGGCGCGTGGCGCGTCAAATACGAAGAATGGGAATTTTGCCACGTGCTCGAAGGCGTGTGCGAACTTGTTCCCGACGATGGCGCGCCGGTGCGCTATGTTGAAGGTGATAGCTTCATCATCGAGCCGGGCTTCAGTGGCGTGTGGCGCGTGATCGAACCGATGCGCAAGCGCTACGTGGTGCAGTTCTTCTAGCTGCAGTTTCACTGCAAAACATGTGTGCGGGACGCTTGTGTTAACCACTCGGTTAGCACTTGTTTACGCTTAGCGCGCAAAGATTGACGCGCATTAGCCAAGAAGGCCACGCTCATGTTCAAGATCGCTTACATTGAACTGAAGCAGAACTTTCGCTCTGCGTTTAACGTGCAGTGGCGCGGGCTTGCGGGCCTTGCCTTCATGGTCATGGCGATGGCGGCCATCCAATATGACGAGCAGGTGGCGCCGGAACTCGCGCGCCTTAACGATGGCTTTAGCCACGTCGCCACCGACTTCTCCAAGAAGCTCGCCAGCTTCACCCTCTAACTAGCCCTCGCGCTTCATCCGCTCCTGGCGCGCAGCTTCCGCGGCGCTCGGATTATCCAGCGCGGTGTCGCCGATCTTGATCTCGCCGTCGCGCTCGTAATGGCCGATCATGATGCCTGTGGATGAAATGCGCGTCCGGGTCAGCTTGTAGCTGTGCGGCGCTGAGCCGTCGGCGAACAGTTTCTTGCCGCCGCCGAGCACCACCGGAACCGTGAAGATCGTCATCGCATCGACAAGGTCGTTCGCGAGAAGGGCCTGCACCAGTTCGGTGCTGCCTTGGGTGAGGAGGTTCGGCCCATCTTCCTGGCGCAACCGCTTCACCTCGGCGATGTCGCCCAGCAGCACGGAACCCGCCCAACTCGTGTCGACTTCGCCAGAGCCGGAAACCACGTACTTTTTGATGGTCTTGAACAGCTTGGCGATGCCGTCGTTCGGGCTGCCTTCGGCGTAGGGCCAGTGCGCGGCGAAAATCTCATAAGTCTTGCGCCCCAGCAGCAGGTCGAACGTCTCGCTGAACAGCCAATCGACCTCCTCGCCGAATTCCTGGTCGAAATAGGGGGTCACCCAGCCGCCGAATTTGAAGCCCTTTGTTGGGTCTTCGGTCGGGCCGCCCGGCGCCTGCATGACGCCGTCCATCGAGACGAAGCTGCCGACGATAATCTTCCGCATGGATCACTCTCCTTGTTGATCCGAGGACGAACGTCCCGGCTCCGGCCCGACACAAGTTCCCACATTAACGTATTGGCGAGCGATGCGGTCCAAGCATCGCCGCCATGGCGCAGCATTATGACCTTATCGTCATTGGCTCAGGCCCGGCCGGGCGTCGGGCGGCGGTGCAAGCGGCCAAACTGAAGAAGAGTGTTTTGGTGATCGAGCGCGGCCGCCGCGTTGGCGGCGTTTGTGTGCATACCGGAACAATCCCATCCAAGACCTTGCGCGAAACCGTGCTCAACCTCTCTGGCTGGCGCGAACGCGGTTTTTACGGCCGCGCCCACCGCAACAAGGCCGACATCACCGCCGAAGATCTGCGCCGCCGGCTTCACATCACTCTCGATCATGAAGTGGAAGTGCTGGAGCATCAGTTCGCCCGCAACAACGTCACCTGGGTTTCCGGCGATGCACGCTTCCTCGGGCCGAACGCCATCGAAGTTATCGCTGATCGCGGCGATGTGCGTCACTTCCACGGCGACCGCATCATTCTCGCCGTAGGCACATCGCCTTATCGGCCATCGCAAATTCCATTCGACGGCGAGAGCGTTGTCGATGCTGACGAAGTCCTCGAACTCCGCCGCTTGCCGCGTTCATTGGCCGTGATAGGCGCTAGCGTTATCGGCATCGAGTACGCGACCATCTTTTCCGCTCTGGACGTCAAAGTTACGGTGATCGAGCCCGGGCCAAGCTTGCTGGGCTTCGTCGATCGCGAACTCGTCGACGAGTTCATCCACGATCTTCGAGATCGCGGTGTCAGCCTTCGCTTCAATAGCAAAGCCGTGAGCGTCGAGAAGATCGGCCCCGCGAGCTGCTTGGTGCAGCTTGAGGATCAGCGCCAGATTTTTGCGGACATGGTTCTCTTTGCCGCCGGCCGCGTCGGCGCAACCGGCTCTCTCAATCTCGCCGCGACGGGCCTCGTCGCTGACGACCGCGGGCGCCTTACCGTCGATAAGGCAACCTTCCGCACAAGCGTTCCGCACATCTACGCCGTCGGTGACGTCATCGGCTTTCCAAGCCTTGCATCGACATCGATGGAGCAGGGCCGCATCGCCGCCTGCCACGCGTTCGGCGCGCAGGCGCACGCGCCGCCGGAGTTTTTTCCATATGGCATCTATTCGGTGCCGGAGATTTCCACGATCGGCATGACCGAAGAGCAGGTGCGCGAAAAGCGTGTCCCCTACGAAACCGGCATAGCCCGCTTCCGCGAGACCTCGCGCGGCCACATCATGGGGCTGAATTCCGGTTTCATGAAGATGATCTTCGATCTGAACACGCGCCGCTTGCTGGGCGTGCACATCGTCGGAGAGGGCGCGACCGAACTCATTCACATCGGCCAGGCGGTGCTCAATCTCGGCGGTGGTTTGGACTATTTCGTCGAGAACACGTTCAATTACCCAACCCTGGCCGAGGCCTATAAAATTGCCGCTCTCGATGCGTTCAATCGCATGCCGGCGCTAGAGCGTCCGGCCGTGCACGATCTTCAAGAGATCGCCGCATTGGCGGTTGCGCGCATCAACCGCGCGTCGAACGGTTAGGTTGCCGGCTTGCGGCGCTGGCGCGCACGCGCCGCAATTGGCGCAAGTGGCTGCGGCGCCTCGTCGATCAGGTCAGCGGCGCTGATCGGCGCTCTGATGCTTGAGAACATCGCCCGCGCCGCGCGGTCGATGGCTTGTTCCCAGCGCTCCGAGTGGCGCACCGGCAAGCCGAACTTCCGGCCCATGGCGAGAAACACCAATTCCGGAACGTCAATCGCACAAGCCTTCTCCAGCCCTTGAAAGCCCGGCGCGGAATTCGCTTCGCAGATACGATAGCCGTCTTTGTCGAGCAGAATATCGATGCCGGCGATGTCGAGCTTTAGCTCTCGCGCAACCTGCACGGCAAGCTCCGCCATTTGCGGTGAGGGCGTGAACGGTTTGGCGTTGCCGCCCAGCGAGATGTTCGACTTGAAGCCTCCATCGGTGGATTGCCGTTCCATCGCGGCCACCACGCGCCCATCGATCACCAGCACGCGCACGTCGCGCCCGTGACTGGCCTTGATGTACTGCTGAAACAGGAAGTCTGAAGCGGCAGTTGCGCCATCAAGCAAAGCCGCGAGATCGTCGAAGTCACCGCGGCTGTTGCAGAGCACGACGCCCGCGCCGCGCGTGCCGCGCAGCTTTTTCACCACGACGGGGAACCCAAGCTCCCGTTGCACCAGATCGACGTCGGCGGGAAACTTGCCGAGAATGGTTTTCGGTATCGGCAGTTTCGCGCCCGCCAGCACTTGCAGTGTGTGCAGCTTGTCCGCGACGGACTCCACCGCAGCCGGGCTATTGGCGATCGCCACACCCTGGCGTTCGAAGTGGCGCAGCACAGCGAGCGTGAAATAGCTCGTCTCGCTACCGCAGCGCGGGATGATCAGATCGGGCTTGTAGAGCTCGCGCCCCTGATAGATCGCCGACCAGCTGTGTTTTGAATCCACGACGAGATCGAACTCGCTTGGCTTCAGAACCAGCAATTCGATGTCGAGAGCCTTCGCCGCTTCTTGGAAGCGCCGCACTTCGTGCGCTTCCGGGACGTCGGGACCCAGGTCCCGGTTGAAAAAGAGCCAGCAGCGCACGGCAATCCCCACAAAAAGCGCGTCGGATATCTACGCGTCAGAGGTGGTTTTGTTCCCGGGCGCGTGGCGGCCCGCGAGATGATAGGGGCCGGACGCAACGCTTGTATGACGGGGGTAGAAACTCGTCGCGTTGGCCCGGCCCGAGGCCCGCTAGCGCGCAGGCCTGTCTTCGCCTCTCACGCTAGCGCGTTCGGGCTCTTGAGTGGCGCAGCAATACGCGCGGCGTTCTCGTGAAACTTGACGGCTGCGCATGGCGGCATCCTCTCATTTGCTCCGAAATCATGTAGGATGAAATCCTCAGCGCCAAGGTGCATCTGGCCTCTCATACGCATAGCTCTGCGCGTTGAGTGGGCGCCTAAGCATTATATGAGTGTCATGCCGAACACTGAATTGCCGATCATCAATGTTACGCCACTGCTCGAAGATGGCGAAACGCACAGCGTCGCGCGCGAGATTCAACGCGCATGCGAAGATCTAGGCTTCTTTTACGCAACGGGGCACGCGATCGGCGCCGAGACTTTAGCAAAACTAAACTCAGTCAGCAGAACGTTCTTCGCGCTCCCTGAGGCGGAGAAGATGAAAATCGCCATGGCGAAAGGCGGGCGCGCGTGGCGGGGCTACTTTCCTGTTGGCGGTGAACTCACCAGCGGCAAACCTGATCGTAAGCAGGGATTATATTTCGGCGAAGAGCTCGGCGTTTCCGATCCGCGCGTCGCGGCCGGCTTGCCGCTGCACGGCGCCAATCAGTTCCCGGAAGCTGTGCCGGAATTGCGCGCCGCGGTTTTGGCCTTCATGGACGAAGCTACACGCTCCGCGCACGCGATCATGCAAGGCATTGCGCTTAGCCTTTGTCTCGAGGCTCAGTATTTCCGGCGCACCTACACCAGCGACCCAACATTGCTCTTTCGCGTGTTCGAGTATCCCGCCGGAGACGACGAAAGCTGGGGCGTCGGCGAACACACCGATTACGGGCTCCTCACTCTCCTTGCGCAAGACGAGAACGGCGGCCTGCAAGTAAAGACTCCCCAAGGCTGGATCGAAGCGCCGCCAATCGAAGGCGCTTTAGTGTGCAACATCGGCGATATGCTCGATCGGCTAACCGGCGGCGCGTATCGCTCGACCCCGCACCGTGTTCGCAACATCAGTGGCAAGAGCCGACTCTCGTTTCCGTTCTTCTTCGATCCAGGTTGGAACGCCGACATCGTGCCGTTGCCTGCCCACGCCGTCGCCCGCGACGATAGCAGTCAGCGCTGGGATCAGGCCAACGTGCACGCCTTCAGCGGCACGTACGGCGAGTATCTGATGAGCAAGGTCTCAAAGGTATTTCCAGATCTGGCGCGCGAGGCGATTTAGACGCCGCGCTTCTGGCCGAACAGATGGATGTGCAGTCGGTCGCTGTAGCTGAACCCATACGCCAGGGTCGCGTCGATCAAGCCGGGCCCGCGTGCATCGAGCGCTTCGGGCGTCGTGCCTTCCGGCATGATATAGACGCGCCCGGCAGGTACGCCAAAGCGCTTCGCAATCGCCGCCGCCGTTTCGATGTCAGTCGAGGTCTTGGCCACAAACTTGAAATAAGCGCTCGGGAGCTGCGCAAAAACCGAGAGCGCACGCTCATTCAGCGCAACACTTGCGTCGTTTCCCGAATGCGCGAGCTTCGGCGAGACCATAAAGAGATCAACGCGTTCGCAAAGCGCACCACTAGGCGCAATCGAACCATTGGTCTCAAACTCGATCAGCAGGTCCGGCGCCCTCGCGCGCAACACATCGATCAACGCAATCAACGCATCTGCCTGCAACGTGGGCTCGCCGCCGGTGATCACCACGCCTTCGCTCGGCAACGCCAAGATCTGCGCCGCCGCATCCGCGACATCGATCTTCACCATCTCCGCGCTGGGATCGAACTTCACGCCGCGCTCGTGCGCGAACGGCGTGCCGTTCCAGTTCCACGTGTAGGCGGTATCGCACCACACGCAGTGGAGATTGCAGCCTGAGAGGCGCACGAACGTGCGCGGCCGCCCGATGGCGCGGCCTTCGCCCTGTATCGAGCGGAAGATTTCCGGCTCGCCCTGATCGTTGCGCGCGAGCTTGAGCGTAGCGCTCATCGCGCCGGCATCATCTCCACCAGCGCGCCGCCGACCGCCATGGCGATCTGCGGGAAGACATCGCGAAGCGTGCTGTCGATGCTGGTGTAGAGTGGGTTGGCTGGCGAAAGCGGCCCAATGCGCAGCGTGATCCCCGGCGCAACGCTGGCGCCGGCGTGCTGCACCAGCGCCGTCAGGAAGGGCAGGTGCGAACCGCCGCCCGCGAGCACGACGTCAATCGTGGTAGCGCCGACGGATTGCGCGTGCTGCGCAACGACCCGAAGGCTCGCAGCGATCGTTTGCGCCAAAGCCTGCTGGTAGGTGCGGAAGTTGGGGTCCTCAGCCAATTCCTTGGCCAGAACGGTGATGATCTTGCGTCCGACGCGCATCGTGCATTTGCCGTGCCGGAAGATGTCTTTCTTCAATTCGCGCGCGGTCAGGCGGGCGGCGCGGAGCGTTCGCATATCGTCCGGATTGTTGCGGTCGAACCCGGCCTTGCGCAGCATCAGCTCAATCAGAATGCGGTCGACTTCATCGCCCGCCAGCGCGCTGCATTGACGCGCTTCCTTGATTTCGCTGAGCGATGGCGGCTCGACGCTTTCGTCGAAATCGAACGCCGCCATGTCGTTGGTGCCGGCGCCGATGTCGAGAACGATGACAAAGCGCGTCGGTTGTGAGGTGAACGCCAGCGCCGCCGCTGCCGCTGCGTGCGGCTCGAAGATGCCGGTTTCGAGATTTGCGTTGCCCGGCGCCTGTGCGGCGCGTTCAAGCGCGTCTTTGCACTGGGCGATGGAAATGCCTTCGCCTTGCAGCAAGAACTGCCGCCCCAGACGCTGCGAGACGGCGGCGGCCTCGTTGAAGATCTGCTCGAACGCCACATCGATGCCGCTACCCGGCCGCCATACTGGGCTGGTGTAGCGCCGCTTCGAATTTACCACGCCGCCCGGCATGTTGGGCGCAAGATCGAGCGCTTCGCGAATGAGTTGATCGAGGTAGGCGATGTAAAGCACCAGCGCGTCGCGATGCTTGAACGTGCCGGTAGGGTCCATCGACGGACGAAGCTTGGTCTGCAGCGCTTCTTGAACGTTGGTGGCGCCGAGAACGGTCTTGAACGAGATCAGCGGATCGCGCGCTGTTTCGACGCCGCGATGAGCGTGTTGCAGCGCTTGGGGGCCAAAATAGACGCGTCCGTCGTCCACGTAGATGACCGACGGCGTGAGCAATGGATGCTCGGCGCCGGAGATGGCGCCGATCGGCAATGGCTTTACGCCAACCTCAAGCGGCAGCATCGGATCAAGGCAGATCGACGCCTTCGACAAAGCTGTGCCGAAGTCGATGCAAATCCTCGCCCGGGAGGTCCAATCACGTTCGCCCGTATCGTCCATGCCATGCCCTATACGATGCCAGGGCGCTTAGCGCCAATGCAGCGCGCGGCGAAAGAACAGAGCGCTCTTGTGGGTGGTTTTATCCACAGGGCCTTAGGCCGGGCGCGGTAGCCGGAGCGCCGCGCGCAATCCGCCTAAGGGGCTCTGGCTCAACGAAATATCCCCGCCATGGCTGCGCGCTACGTCCCGCGCGATCGCAAGCCCGAGGCCGACGCCCTTTTGGTTTCGGGACCGAGTCTCATCCAGCCGCGAGAAGGGGCGGAAGGCCTCCTCGTAGAGCTCTTCAGGAATGCCGGGCCCGTTATCGTCGACGCTGACGGTGATCGCTGTCTCGGTGCTGGAGATCGCGACGCGCACCCGGTCGCCGTGAGCGGCGGCGTTGTCGATGAGGTTTGCAAGGCACCGCTTCAGCGCGCGCGCCCGGCCAGGCGTCGAGATCGAAGCTGCGCCGCTCTCAATCGCTACATCGGCGCCGCCGCGCGCGGTGTCGGCGACAACTTCTTCCACCACCTTGGTGATGTTGACCAATTCCGGCGTCTCGTCGGCCAATCCTTTTGCGAAAGTGAGATACTCGTCGAGCGTCTCTTCCATTTCGGCAAGGTCGCGCTTGATGTCTTCGATCTCGGGAGAGTCCGGCATCATCGCCAGTTGCAGCTTCAGCCGCGTCAGCGGCGTACGCAGATCGTGGCTGACGCCCGCCAAGAGCTGCGAGCGTTGATCGATGTGCTTCTTGATGCGCTGGCGCATGTCCTGAAACGCCAACGTCGCTCCGCGCACTTCGCGCGCGCCGCGTGCGCGGATATAGCCCGTGTCTTCACCGCGCCCAAAACGCTCCATCGCATCGGCGAGATTTTCGATCGGCCGCACTTGATTGCGAATGAAGATCACCGACACGATAATGAGGAAGATCGTCGCGCCCGAAATCCAAGTGACAAACAACGGTCCCGAACGCGCCTGCACGCGGTCACGATACGCTTTGAGCTGCAGCACCCCGTTCTCAATCGGCACGCGAATGAGCACCTGCGGACCGGGGCAGGTGGAATCGTACCAAACCTCACGACTGATATCCGATTGCAGCGCGCGCAGCAGGTACCCGTCGAGCGTCGAACCCCAGCCGCGGCAACGTGGGATCGCAAGCTCGGCGTCGGGTTGCAGCTCGATCTCGAGCCTTAGCGGCCGCATCGCGTATTCGCGCAGCGATTCAAAGTTCTCTTGCGTCGGATTGCGCTCATAAAGCTGAATGATGAGCGCAACGTCCGCCGCCACGCCTTGGCTCATGCGCTTTGACGTCGCCTGCCAGTGATCATCGAGGAATACGAGCGTGATGATCAGCTGGAGCAGCGCCGCCGGCGCGACGATGATCAGCAGCGTGCGCCAATAAAGTCCCTTCGGCAGAATGTCGCGAAAGCGCATGCGTGGCTTCGGTGCGGCGTCCATCAATCCGCCGCCAATCTGTAGCCGACGCCGCGCACCGTTTGCAGAAACACCGGCGCGCGTGGATCAACTTCAACCTTCCGCCTTAGACGCGTGACTTGCACATCGACGGAGCGTTCAAGGCCTGCGCCCGTGCGCTTGGCCAATTCTTCGCGGCTTATCACTTCGCCCGGCCGTAGCGCCAAAATCCGCAACAACGCCACTTCCGCCTCGGTTAAACGAACCGTTGCGCCTTCGCGCGCCAACTCGCCACGCGCGCCGTTGAACGTGAACGGTCCAAAGGTGACGATCTCCGGCGCCTCGCCGCGCGCGGTAACCGTCCGGCGCAAGATCGCGTTGATGCGCAGCGCAAGCTCGGCCGGCTCAAACGGCTTCGGCACATAATCGTCCGCGCCAATCGAAAGCCCGCGTATGCGATCTTCCGCCAGCCCGCGCGCCGTCAT
It encodes the following:
- a CDS encoding Hsp70 family protein produces the protein MDDTGERDWTSRARICIDFGTALSKASICLDPMLPLEVGVKPLPIGAISGAEHPLLTPSVIYVDDGRVYFGPQALQHAHRGVETARDPLISFKTVLGATNVQEALQTKLRPSMDPTGTFKHRDALVLYIAYLDQLIREALDLAPNMPGGVVNSKRRYTSPVWRPGSGIDVAFEQIFNEAAAVSQRLGRQFLLQGEGISIAQCKDALERAAQAPGNANLETGIFEPHAAAAAALAFTSQPTRFVIVLDIGAGTNDMAAFDFDESVEPPSLSEIKEARQCSALAGDEVDRILIELMLRKAGFDRNNPDDMRTLRAARLTARELKKDIFRHGKCTMRVGRKIITVLAKELAEDPNFRTYQQALAQTIAASLRVVAQHAQSVGATTIDVVLAGGGSHLPFLTALVQHAGASVAPGITLRIGPLSPANPLYTSIDSTLRDVFPQIAMAVGGALVEMMPAR
- a CDS encoding methyltransferase, translating into MTLDDALLQLLQLLKSRNYSFVTTTPATHAHSIMRGSSSANARDIIGWSRYFSVNQADPDIVALLRAADMLDVRENGPAKSKVRVSSLGDLLFLHSAYPTDDHDSVFFGPDSYRFASFLAGEMPRLNARRRIVDIGAGAGVGGMVASQLSPGAQITLTDINPQAIRFSRINAAFNGMDVEAIQTDALDGVPGAIDCIIANPPYIADGAHRAYRDGGGAHGGRLSLAWAKAAAERLVTGGALLLYTGSAIVDGEDRLKKALLEALSDFDVTYRELDPDVFGEELERADYADVERIAVVGLVAIKR
- a CDS encoding ATP-binding protein, which translates into the protein MDAAPKPRMRFRDILPKGLYWRTLLIIVAPAALLQLIITLVFLDDHWQATSKRMSQGVAADVALIIQLYERNPTQENFESLREYAMRPLRLEIELQPDAELAIPRCRGWGSTLDGYLLRALQSDISREVWYDSTCPGPQVLIRVPIENGVLQLKAYRDRVQARSGPLFVTWISGATIFLIIVSVIFIRNQVRPIENLADAMERFGRGEDTGYIRARGAREVRGATLAFQDMRQRIKKHIDQRSQLLAGVSHDLRTPLTRLKLQLAMMPDSPEIEDIKRDLAEMEETLDEYLTFAKGLADETPELVNITKVVEEVVADTARGGADVAIESGAASISTPGRARALKRCLANLIDNAAAHGDRVRVAISSTETAITVSVDDNGPGIPEELYEEAFRPFSRLDETRSRNQKGVGLGLAIARDVARSHGGDISLSQSPLGGLRAALRLPRPA
- a CDS encoding response regulator, which codes for MTTAPAFDAFDRPPHLLLVDDDDRIRELLKKYLSQAGARVSAAADAAGARKLLDGMDFDLLILDVMMPVEDGFSLAESVRKTSKVPIVFMTARGLAEDRIRGLSIGADDYVPKPFEPAELALRINAILRRTVTARGEAPEIVTFGPFTFNGARGELAREGATVRLTEAEVALLRILALRPGEVISREELAKRTGAGLERSVDVQVTRLRRKVEVDPRAPVFLQTVRGVGYRLAAD
- a CDS encoding ATP-grasp domain-containing protein; translation: MRCWLFFNRDLGPDVPEAHEVRRFQEAAKALDIELLVLKPSEFDLVVDSKHSWSAIYQGRELYKPDLIIPRCGSETSYFTLAVLRHFERQGVAIANSPAAVESVADKLHTLQVLAGAKLPIPKTILGKFPADVDLVQRELGFPVVVKKLRGTRGAGVVLCNSRGDFDDLAALLDGATAASDFLFQQYIKASHGRDVRVLVIDGRVVAAMERQSTDGGFKSNISLGGNAKPFTPSPQMAELAVQVARELKLDIAGIDILLDKDGYRICEANSAPGFQGLEKACAIDVPELVFLAMGRKFGLPVRHSERWEQAIDRAARAMFSSIRAPISAADLIDEAPQPLAPIAARARQRRKPAT
- the sthA gene encoding Si-specific NAD(P)(+) transhydrogenase, coding for MAQHYDLIVIGSGPAGRRAAVQAAKLKKSVLVIERGRRVGGVCVHTGTIPSKTLRETVLNLSGWRERGFYGRAHRNKADITAEDLRRRLHITLDHEVEVLEHQFARNNVTWVSGDARFLGPNAIEVIADRGDVRHFHGDRIILAVGTSPYRPSQIPFDGESVVDADEVLELRRLPRSLAVIGASVIGIEYATIFSALDVKVTVIEPGPSLLGFVDRELVDEFIHDLRDRGVSLRFNSKAVSVEKIGPASCLVQLEDQRQIFADMVLFAAGRVGATGSLNLAATGLVADDRGRLTVDKATFRTSVPHIYAVGDVIGFPSLASTSMEQGRIAACHAFGAQAHAPPEFFPYGIYSVPEISTIGMTEEQVREKRVPYETGIARFRETSRGHIMGLNSGFMKMIFDLNTRRLLGVHIVGEGATELIHIGQAVLNLGGGLDYFVENTFNYPTLAEAYKIAALDAFNRMPALERPAVHDLQEIAALAVARINRASNG
- a CDS encoding dihydrofolate reductase family protein, translating into MRKIIVGSFVSMDGVMQAPGGPTEDPTKGFKFGGWVTPYFDQEFGEEVDWLFSETFDLLLGRKTYEIFAAHWPYAEGSPNDGIAKLFKTIKKYVVSGSGEVDTSWAGSVLLGDIAEVKRLRQEDGPNLLTQGSTELVQALLANDLVDAMTIFTVPVVLGGGKKLFADGSAPHSYKLTRTRISSTGIMIGHYERDGEIKIGDTALDNPSAAEAARQERMKREG
- a CDS encoding 7-carboxy-7-deazaguanine synthase QueE: MSATLKLARNDQGEPEIFRSIQGEGRAIGRPRTFVRLSGCNLHCVWCDTAYTWNWNGTPFAHERGVKFDPSAEMVKIDVADAAAQILALPSEGVVITGGEPTLQADALIALIDVLRARAPDLLIEFETNGSIAPSGALCERVDLFMVSPKLAHSGNDASVALNERALSVFAQLPSAYFKFVAKTSTDIETAAAIAKRFGVPAGRVYIMPEGTTPEALDARGPGLIDATLAYGFSYSDRLHIHLFGQKRGV
- a CDS encoding isopenicillin N synthase family dioxygenase, coding for MPNTELPIINVTPLLEDGETHSVAREIQRACEDLGFFYATGHAIGAETLAKLNSVSRTFFALPEAEKMKIAMAKGGRAWRGYFPVGGELTSGKPDRKQGLYFGEELGVSDPRVAAGLPLHGANQFPEAVPELRAAVLAFMDEATRSAHAIMQGIALSLCLEAQYFRRTYTSDPTLLFRVFEYPAGDDESWGVGEHTDYGLLTLLAQDENGGLQVKTPQGWIEAPPIEGALVCNIGDMLDRLTGGAYRSTPHRVRNISGKSRLSFPFFFDPGWNADIVPLPAHAVARDDSSQRWDQANVHAFSGTYGEYLMSKVSKVFPDLAREAI
- a CDS encoding cupin domain-containing protein; the protein is MSKFIAITGGGPREEKAVDADRLVEGSPRTVSTLEYTRDDKIFAGEWSATAGAWRVKYEEWEFCHVLEGVCELVPDDGAPVRYVEGDSFIIEPGFSGVWRVIEPMRKRYVVQFF
- a CDS encoding iron-containing redox enzyme family protein, whose product is MPDGTLVGRLRPHPHQDKALQTKLALWNRARLSPQTPSSDWQNELEREHKMLSLERTFIEHTRREQSERAQAAPRDANGFVNWFESLKDAGPGQGDPLFPWLAERASQDEMRWFVEQEAAGEAGFDDLVALAQVKMPTQAKLELARNYWDEMGRGNAKGMHGPMLETLVHALGLKPRIETTIAPSLALGNTMAALATNRAYAYHALGALGVIELTAPARAVQVSLALRRLRVSAKARHYFDLHAVLDIKHSEAWNREVFGSIVAETPEAAPYIAEGALMRLQCGADCFEAYRSHLWGGDGGALPHL